A genomic segment from Nicotiana tabacum cultivar K326 chromosome 9, ASM71507v2, whole genome shotgun sequence encodes:
- the LOC142164135 gene encoding uncharacterized protein LOC142164135 — protein sequence MCDVRSEFDEQEIYEFSKKHPGLQSLKSIDLSPASWMAVAWYPIYHVPMKGITQNISTYFLTYHTLSASFQDDFDDDICKDLPIEKKEKGGIPLPPFGLIPYKMQDNIWLNKVQAYQKFNDLYNAADSWLKQLNFNHQDFKFFTSNSYNMDHVFLY from the exons ATGTGTGACGTTAGGTCAGAGTTTGATGAACAAGAG ATATATGAATTTAGTAAGAAGCATCCAGGACTTCAGTCACTGAAGAGCATTGACTTGTCTCCTGCAAGTTGGATGGCTGTTGCttg GTACCCAATCTACCATGTACCAATGAAGGGAATTACCCAAAATATATCAACATACTTCCTTACTTATCATACATTATCAGCATCATTTCAAG ATGACTTTGATGATGACATATGTAAAGATCTTCctattgaaaagaaagaaaaaggtggAATTCCTCTTCCACCTTTTGGGCTTATACCATACAAGATGCAAGATAACATTTGGTTAAATAAGGTACAAGCCTATCAAAAATTCAATGATCTTTATAATGCTGCTGATTCTTGGTTAAAGCAGCTTAACTTTAACCACCAAGATTTCAAATTCTTCACCTCAAATTCCTATAATATGGACCATGTATTCTTATATTAA